DNA sequence from the Leptospirillum ferrooxidans C2-3 genome:
TTGCCGTGTCCCTGTCCCTGAGGGGATTCCCTGTCCATCTGACAACAACGGATCCTGCTGCCCACCTTCTGAGGACACTTCCTGATGCTCCCCCGAATCTCACGGTCAGCAGGATTGATCCGGAAGTGGAGACAGAGAAATACAGACAGTTGGTCCTGAAGGAAAGGGGCCAAGGTCTCGACAGGGAAGGGCTTTTGATGTTGGAAGAGGATCTCCGTTCTCCCTGTACGGAGGAAATCGCTGTCTTTCAGGCCTTTTCCAGTGTCATCGAGGAGTCCGACCGCAAATTTGTTGTAGTGGATACTGCTCCAACCGGCCATACGCTATTACTGCTCGATGCGACAGGAGCCTATCATCATGAAGTGTCCCGCCACATCAAGGAGGGTGATGAAAGCACGACTCCTATGATGCGTCTTCAAAATCCGGAAAAGACCAAAATCATTGTTGTCAGTTTGCTTGAAACGACGCCGTTGCTTGAAGCATTGTCGCTCGAGGCTGATCTCTTTCGCGCCGGAATCCGGACATGGGCCTGGATTTTCAACAACTGCCTCTCTGTGAGCGGTACCCGATCTCCCCTGTTACGGGAACGGGCCCAGGCGGAAGCGCTCTTGTATGACGAATCCAGAAAAATGATCAAAAAACCAGTGGTCGTGGTGGGAATGCAAGACTCCGAGCCCATTGGGGCAGTGAAACTTCAGGGATTGAGTGAAGGGAATGGCTCTTTTTCCCGGACTTAACATCCCGGTTTCAGACAGAAATAAGGAGAAGGAGTGAAGAACCGGGTCAGTGATGACCCGGGATCTCTTCATTTCTGGAGTTAAAAGCTCCGGAAAGAGCTGACGGAAAATGTTTGGCTTTGAGGACCTAGAAGTCTGTCTGGTCCTTTTGGGTGGAAAGGGGGGAGCGCTCCGGATCGGAAACGGATTCGGGGATGTTCCCCTTTTTGAGTTTATCTTCAAACTGGAAACACATGCGGACCGCTCCGACGGTAGTAACCATATAGGGGGTGAGATAGTTCAGGAAAATCTTCATTGGAGACAGAGGTAAATGGGAGAGGATATTCGGAAACTGATTGATCAGGTTCAGGATGGTTCCGACGATAAAGGACGTAATGATTGCGGTATGGATAACGCTCCTTTTCGTTCCATAAGAAATGCATTCCCGGATCAGATTTTTTCTCATCGTCCATTTCCTGGCATTCGAACCCCCCGCATGAGGAGAACAGGTTTCTTTTTTGAAGCCTATCTCTGTAGCATATCAGATGGTGGGTTTAAGATTCATTTTTCCGGAAGGCTTTTTCAGGCCATCATCATATTCAGGAAGAGGCGAGGAGAATAATAATGAAGACATACGAGTTATCTGGAAAAGGATTGGATCACCTGAAGATTGTCACCAGGGAAAAGCCCTCCCCCAAAAAGGGAGAGGTATTGATCCGGATGAGGGCGGCATCGCTCAATTATCGGGATCTGATGATTGCAAAGGGAGTCTACCGAAGGGAGGTTTGTTATCCTTTGATCCCATTGTCCGATGGTGCGGGAGAAATCGAATCTGTTGGAGAGGGTGTTTCCGGTTTCATTCAGGGGGACCGGGTAATGGGTTCTTTCTTTCCGTTCTTTTTCGATGGACTGGTGGGACCGGAGACAGATCGTAGGGCGCTTGGAGGTGATCTGGACGGGGTTTTGTCGGAATATGTGATTTTGGGATCCGAGTCGGTGGTGAAGATTCCTTCCGGCTGGAGTTTCGAGGAAGCATCGACGCTTCCCTGCGCCGCCTTGACCGCCTGGAACGCTTTGTATGGAGGCATTCCCCTTTTACCCGGACAGACGGTTCTGGTTTTGGGCACAGGAGGAGTCTCCATGTATGCTGCACTTTTTGCCAGAATGGGAGGTGCCAGGGTGATGGCCACTTCCCGCTCTCGAGAGAAGCTTTTGAAGATGAGGGCATTTGGTGTGGAAGATCTGATAGATACCTCCACTTCTCCTGACTGGGATGATCAGGTTCATGCGTTAACGCTTGGTCGCGGTGTCGATCATGTGGTGGATGTTCTGGGAGGGGAGTCCTTCAATCGATCCCTCAGGGCGGTTCGGGTAGGTGGACAGGTCAGTGTCATTGGTGTTCTCTCCGGTACAGCGGGGAATGTGGATACAGCCCTGATCCTTGGAAAAGCCATAGGAGTCCGGGGAATCTATGTCGGAAACCGCCGTCAGCTTGAAGAAATGTCCAGGGCTCTGGAACATGGCTCCCATCGTCCGGCAATCGATGGTGTCTTCTCTTTTTCTGAGGCCAGGGAAGCCTTGATGGCTCTTGATCAGGGAGCGCATTTTGGAAAGATTGTGATCCGTGTATAGACTCATCTGGGATCGGTTTCGATCACAAATGGAGTCTGTGCCATCCGGTTTCTGAAAGGTGTGAAATGATTCCATCATCGGGATTTTGGTTCTCTTCGGGATTGATTTTTGGCGCTGTGGCTGTTTTTATTTTTTTGGGGGTCAGGGAGAGATCCCTGGCAGGGGAAAAACTGGCACTCAGCCTGAAGGTTGAGGAGGAGAAGAGAAAAGTCTCTGAGGCTGACGGTCGTTTGGAGACAATAAAACAGGAGCTCCAGATCATCAGGGACGAGAGAGATGATCTTTCAAGGATGAACGCGGGACTTGAAACAAAAATTGTCCTTGAGAGGAGCCATTTGGAGGAGAAAATATCACTCCTCGAACATGCCAAGGAGTCCATGGGGATGAATTTCCAGAATCTTGCAAACCAGATTCTGGAAGAAAAAACCGCCCGCTTTACAGAGATGAACCAGAGCCAGCTCTCTTTACTTTTGACTCCGCTGGGAGAAAAGCTGAAAGAGTTTGGGGAGAGGGTCCAGCAATCCTCGGAAAAGGAATCCGAGCAGAGGATGCTACTCAAACTCGAAATTTCAAAGCTGATGGATCTGAACTCCATGATGACGCGGGAAACATCAAGTCTCACCCAGGCCCTTAAGGGGGACTCCCGGTCCCAGGGAGCCTGGGGCGAGATGATTCTCGAGAGAACGCTTGAGATGTCCGGACTCAGAGAGAATCGTGAGTTTCGGGTTCAGGCCAGCTTTACAGATGAAGAAGGGGCGAGACTCAGGCCGGATATCATTATCGATCTTCCCGAAGGTCGCCATCTGGTAGTTGACAGCAAGGTTTCTCTGACCGCCTATGAGCGGTCCCTGTCGGAGGCAAACCCGGAAGAAAAAGAACGACAGACACTCCAACACGTGCAGTCTGTGAAAGCGCATCTGAATGATCTTTCGAGAAAAGACTATCGGAATATTCATGCTCTGGAGTCTCTCGATTTTGTGTTGATGTTTATCCCGATAGAGTCTGCCTATGCTTTGGCGGTGGAGACCGATCCGGATCTTGTGGGTGAAGCTCTGGCCAAAAATGTTCTGATTGTGTATCCGGGAACTCTTTTAATGGCTCTTCGGACGATTGCCCATGTCTGGAGATATGAGCACCAAAACCGGAATGCCATGGAAATTGCCCGTCAGGCAGGAGCCCTGTATGACAAGTTTGTGGGCTTTGTCACAGATCTCAAGGACGTTGGAGACAAGCTTGATAAAGCCAAAAAATCGTATGAAACGGCCTATGGCAAATTGTCTGCGGGAAAAGGCAATCTGGTCAGATCTTCCGAGCGTCTTCGGGAGATGGGGGTAAAAACGGGGAAGGTCCTTCCCGAACAGCTTGTTGATGAAGGGTTCAGGCAAGGAGAGGATCGGACAGTCCGAAGTGAGGACGCATCTCCCGAGTTCTTGTAGCGGAACCTTTCCGGAATTGTTGGGGGGAAGCAGGTTGATTGAGCTGCCGGTCGGAGCGATGGTGATGAGGATTCTTTTTTTATTGGCCGATGTTTGCCTGATGGTGTTGAGACCATGATCTCAACACATGTGCTGTTTTTGACGGCCACAATCTTCCTGATCGTTGCTCTGGTTTTATCCCGTTTGGCAGAGGAGTTCAAACTCCCTGACATCCTGTTTTTCCTGGGTCTGGGTGTGGCCATTGGTCCATCGGGCCTTGGACTCCTCTCCTCCGATGGGGGTGATTGGACTCCTGTGGTCTTGTCGATGGGAGCCTCTTTTATCCTTTTTGACGCCGGTCTTGATACCTCGTTCAGGACCCTTCGGAAGCATCGGCGAAGCATCAGTCTTCTGGCAACGTTCGGAGTCGTTCTTTCCGCTTCTCTGACAATGCTGCTTGCAAGATATATCCTGAACCTTTCCTGGGCGGAAGGGGCCCTTCTGGGAGCTATTCTGGCTTCGACCGATCCCACTGCAATCGTCCCGATCCTGAGGTCCCTTCCCATTCCGAAAACAGTGAGGGATATCCTGATGACAGAAGCCGCCCTCACGGATGTAACCGGTGCTCTTTTGACCTTTTCCGTGGCGGAGTTCGCTCTGTCCCACGAGACAACGGGTACATGGATCCGGGATGGACTGATCTCCGTCGGTCTGATTGTTCCCGGGATTCTTGCAGGAGGTTTGCTGGGAGCGCTTTCCGTTATCCTGATCGCTCATACCCGATATGATTATCTTTCGAAAAATGCCCAGATTGTGGGCCTTGCCGCGGTAGGAGGAAGCTACCTTCTCAGTGAGAATTTTCATGCCTCGGGATTTCTGGCTGTTTATGTTCTGGGTGTGGTTCTGGGGAATCCACGGGCTTTTGACCTTGGAATTCGTCAGGGACCACTTCCGGGCATTGCTCGAATCCGTGAAGGAGCCGGAGTGACAGCTTTTTTGGCCAGGGTGGCCATTTTTACCGTTCTTGGGGCTCATATGAAGTTCGGATCGTTTGGTCTTTCACCCTGGCTTCTCGTTCTTTTTATCGCTGGTTTTATCTTCCTTGTCCGTCCGGCTACAATCTTTCTTTTGATTCCTTCGGTCCATACTTCCGGTTTTTCCCGCGACGACCTGATTTTTATGGCTGCAACACGAGAAACGGGAATCATGTCGGCAACCTTGGCTTCGCTCTTTGAGTCGCGCCTTTCGGGAGCGGTTCATGGAGCCGTTTTCTGGACCATTGTCGGGACGATTGTGGTTGGCGGGGGAGTCAAGCCATTTTTGGTCAAAAGGCTTAAACTCTCCAAGGATGTTACGGAAGAGATCCCTGAAAATGTGTAGTACTTTTTTCCATTCCAGAAAGCTTTTGTCGGTTTTTTTATTGGTTTTTCTTGACATAAATAGTTGGTAGGGGTATTTTAACCTTAAACTTATTACAAAAGGGTCAATGAGTGCATACGATTCATGAGAAGAAAAATCTGGTCAACCGTGTCAGGAGAATTCAAGGTCAGCTTTCTGGCATTGAAAAGCTTCTGGAGGCAGGTCGGGATGAGGATTACGCGGTGATCCTTCAGACGGTGGCCTCTTCGCGAGGGGCGCTCAATGGGCTGATGTCCGAATTGATTGAGGGGCATCTGAGAGAGCATGTTCTGGTCAGTCCCGATGGTTCCCTTGCGGATCGTGAGAGGGCGCTTGAATCCATTCTCGGTGTTCTGAAGACCTACCTTAAGTAAATTCCTCTTCTTGAATCCCCTGCGGGCCAAAAGCAATCATTTCCCTCCTTACTGAGGGTATTGTTTCAGTATTGGCTCTTCTCTGTTAGTAGCAAGTAGAGTTGTCCGGTTTTATAGCAAATGAGTTGTCCGCTTTTTTTCATTTGAAAACTCCGGGTTTCCCCGTTCTCAGACATGAGCTTCGACCGGGCGGATTCCGGTCGAAGGAGCTTTGGTTCGTGGTTCCTTTTTCGTTTTTGGAATCTCCGGTTTTTCGACAGGATAGTCGGAAAGCTTCCGGGGTCCATGAAACAGGGAGAGCGATCCGTCGGGATGCCGGTGGATCTTGACTGTGGCCCGGACGTAATGGAGCCGATACCGGTCGGAAGGAATCTGAAGGGTCCGTCCTTCGAAAGACACGCAGTTGTCGTTGCCAACAATCCGTTCGTGGTGCTCACAGAGGATCTCGTCTATAGAGTCTCCGGTCCAGGGAACGAAGGCCGATCCTTCCTCCGGGGCCCGATGGGAAAATTCGGTATTGAAGGCTGGAAGATAGACGTCGGACAGATAGCGGTTGGCCGCTTCCATCGTCGTGATTCCCGCCAGGGCGAGCTCTTTGGGAAGACGCTCCTGATGGGTCCGGAAAGCCCGTTCACTGCGTCCCCGCGCTTCGGGGGAGTAGGCGGCAATCATTTCGATGCCCAGCTGTTTCATCGCCCGTCCAAACTGGGTGAGGTTCTTCTTGTCCACCTTCCCTCCCGCTTCCGGCGTGACCCAGTAGTGGCTGCCCCGGTCTGTGTACAGGGAGGAAGGAAGCCCTTTTTTCCCGATCACCTCCCGTATCCCCTGAAGACTGGATGCGGTTCCCTCCTCCTCCACAAAGAACATGCTGTAATGCTCATTGGTCGCATCATCCATCGTCACCACCAGATCCCAGATCTGTCCGGACACCCAGGGATGACTGCTGGCATCCTGATGGATCATCATCCCTTCCCAGGCCGCACGTTCCCGTCTCTTCCGGTGCTTCCCCTTGCCAGGAGCTTTCCGGACCGCTCCGTTCTCCTGAAGCGTCTTCTTGACCCAGGTATAGCTCCGTTTCCCGCCTTCTTTCCGGTACCAGAAGTGAAAGTGTTTCACGTTCCAGCCATCATGCCGGCTCCGGTACTTTTCGACCAGTCCCAGGGCTTCATCGACCGGGGCCCGTCTCGATGAGGCCTGGGTGAGTCGTTTGTCCAGAATCCCCTGGATCCCTTCCTCCTCGACTCGCCGGACATATCTCCGGAAGGTCCTTTCACTCATCCCGAGAATCCGGCCGGCCTCTTCCTGAGTGAGGCATCCTTTCTTCCATTCATTCCAGGTGTCTTCAAAACGCATCTTCCGGATCTCCTGTAGCACATTTGTTCGGTCCATTCTGGCTCCTCCTCGGACCCATTATGGAACCGGACAAGTCTTGCGCTACAAAACCGGACAGATTATGTGCTCCCTACACAGTATTGGCTCTTCTCTTGCATTGAGACCGATCCTGTTTGTATAATGAGACTACATATCAAACAGTTGAAAAGAGGTGGATCATGAAAATGGGTCAGATGGTCAGTTTCGTGTCCAGGGGACTTATCCTGGTAACGGTTCTTCTTTCTGGTGTCGGTTGCGCTGCGATGACTGAGCCGAAGGTCAAGGCTTATATACAGGAAAAGAAAGCCTATGCTGATATCAAGAAAGGAAACCTTGAGCAGGCGGCTGTCGAGCTGAAGCTTGCGCTTGGGAATGATCCCACCGAGCCTACGATCCTGAACAATCTGGCCTATATCGAATTTACGCAGGGTCACTTTGACAAGGCGATCGGATTCCTTGAGCAGGCTCGCGCCCTCAGAAACGATGACAATGATGAGCCCTATATCATGAACGAAGCCCGCATCCTGATCGCGCATCATGAGTACCATCATGCCCTGGCCCTCCTTTCCCTGATCGAGCCAAGACATTCCTGGCCAAAAGGGTACCAGAAGATCATGGCGGAAGCCCTTCTCCATAATGGCCAGTCATCACGTGCCCTTGCCATTTTGCTCGACAGGCGCAATCTGAATCCGGAGCAATCTCACCCATAACCCCTTCCAAAGATGCGTAAGGCCAGGAGTTCATTTATGATACGCATTTTGCGTGGGGTCCCTTTTTTTGCCTTTGCTTTGATCCTGTCCGTTCTTCTTTTCCCCTCCAGGGGTTTTTCGGATCCAACAGCGATCTCTCCCGGATCGGGGGGCATGGCGTTACCCTTTCCATTCTCAAGCGATGAGGATATTTCGAAGGGTTTTCAGGCTCTGGCTCCACCATTTCTTCCATGGGGTCCCAATACAAGCGGGCCATTTTTCACAGGAACCGCCGAAGTGGAACCGATCGGTTCCTGGTACCTGGAGCCCTTCGTCTACGACTCGATCTCTCCGGGTTCATCTTCCTACTATATGCCAATGAGACTTGCCGTTGGCCTTGGTCATAATCTTGAACTCGATACCTTTATTCCCCTTATCGATAATGTGGAGGGGCCACCGATCACTCCTTCAGGTCAAAGTGCGAACCATTTTGGAGTGGGGAATACCCATTTTGAAGTCAAATGGCAGATTGCTTCTGACGAGGATGTCTATTTACCCTTAGCCCGACCATCGGTGGCACTCACTTTCGACTTTTGGGTTCCAAGCGGCCAGTACCAGAACCTGAACCCCCAACAATATGGTGCCGATCAGCTGGGGAATGGAACCTTCAATGAGGCGATCATGCTTCTTGTGAGGAAGCATGTGAAGCCCTTCATGTTTTATCTGCAGGTTGGTGACATTGTTGAAAACCCCACCACGGTGGGAGCGGGGTATGGATACAATAACGGGATTACCCAGAATGCATTGCCCAATGACCATGTGGTTGACGGAAACCTTTTATATTATGCCGGTGCGTTTGAGCATGTGATCAATACGGAATGGGGTGCCGGGTATCTTCTGGAGGTTTATGGAGAATCCCAAAGTGGTCAAAACCTCCTTTTTGGGGCGGCCAATGCTCCTGCATGGTCATTTTTATGGGCAGCTCCGGAGCTTGAGGTAACCTGGCCTCATACCCAAAAACTCTCCGCAACATGGGGGGCTGGTGTTGCTCTTCCTGTCTATCAGTCTGATTATCCCCGCACGGTGACTCCTATGGGAACGGTGACTGTTTACTTCAATGGTCCATTCGGTTACCGGGGGCAATGATTGTTCGGTTTCTATCACATCTGGAAACGATATGACCATCAGTCTGCTTGCTGCTTTGGACTTTTTCCGGGGATGTCCAAGGAGTGTTCCTTTCTGGTATGATAGCCCCAGTCAAGATCTGTCCTCTTCATTTTTGTTCTGTTTGGCAACCCGGGATAATTTTGGTGTGACAATGAAACAAGGCCTTTCCTTTAATCATTTTTGCAGGAGGTTTTGAGACGGCGACAGTCTCACTTCGATCAATATTAGGAGGATCCGATGCGTTCTACCCGTTATTTCCGGGCCCGCCTTCTGGCTATGGTCACTCTCCTTTCCTTTTCGCTGACATCTTGTACTTCATTTTATACGGCCAAACCGGTTCCATTGTCTCCACCATCACAGCTGACGATTCATGCAACTGTTCCAAAAACCAATCTTTTGGTCGGAGTGCGTCCTTATAACACTCCCCACATGATCCATAAGCTCTTCGATCATAATGGTCTTTGGCGAATGCATATTCTTCCCCTCCAGATGTCCTTCATGTCGACGGATCTCCGGCCCACCACATTTTTGATCAAATCTTCCTATATCGTTGTGGATGGACACTACTATCCGTCCATCGTTCCCAACGAGGCGTTTGATATCTCCTGGCAGGCCAAGCATCCGTATATTCTCGTCAAGCAAACCTTCTATTATACAGGTTTGATTCTTTTCACCCTTGTTACCCTGGGATTAGGTTCGGTGATCTGGGTGCTCCCAACCCCATTTGGTGAACCAACACCACAGAATGATCCTTTTGGAAGAGACTTGACCTTCAAGGCTTTTGACAAGAATGTAACTCTTCAGAGTGGAGCGCTCAGGGGAGGGTTCCTGTATTTTTCTCTTCCCGAAAAGAACATGAATCTGAAAGGTGCCCAGCTGGTACTCCATTTTTCGCAAAAATCTCCCGCTCCGATCGAAAGGACATTGATCATTCCCCTGAAACCGGGTCTCCATCTTGATAACAACCTTTTGAAACAGATTTTTCACGGGTTTTTCTAAAAAAAGAGAAAAGCAGAGAGGATATGCCGGCATCTCCCGCACGGGAGACGCCGGTTATTGTCATGAGCAGCCGTCATCCGATGGATGGAGGGTTGGGCTGTCAGACCGGATTGGGTGCGATCAGTTCGATTTCATAACCTTCCGGGGCATCGATAAAGAAGAAGGTTGTGTTTCTTCCGCGTGTTGGTCCGTCGGTAATGGGGACGCCGAGTTTTTCCAATCGGGAGAGCGTTTGTTCGAGGTTTTCGACGGAGAAGGCGAGATGAACAAGATCAGGGGGAACGACAACATCGCCCGAACCGGAGAATTCCGCGATTTCAATTTCTTCTTCTGAGCCTGGTACGGTGAGATAGGCGATTTTGGATCCCCGGGGGGATGTGTGGTGTGAGGCAAGGGTCAGTCCAAGAATCTCCGTATAAAATCGGACCGTTCTTTCAAGGTCTGAGACTCTGAATCTTGTATGAAGAAGTTTTGTCACAAGCGGTTTTTCCAAAATGGTTCTCCTTTATGAGTCCTTATTAATCCTCAAGCGTGGAGGTGTCTCCTTCTGGAAGACCCAGCTCACGCGCCTTTAAAACCCTTCTCATGATTTTTCCGGAGCGTGTTCGGGGCAACCATTCCGTGATCTCGATTTCATCCGGCATGGCGATGGCTCCCAGCTCTTCCCTGACATGCTGGCGTATCCTGAGCTCAAGATCAGGGGTCCGTTCGGCATCTTTTCTCAGGATGACAAATGCCTTGATGACCTCTCCCTTGAGCTCGTCCGGTTTCCCGATGACAGCGGCTTCGGAAACGCAGGGGTGGGAAACCAGCGCGGATTCGACTTCGGCGGTTCCAAGCCGGTGTCCTGCCACCTTGATCACATCATCGACACGTCCGATCATGTGAAAAAGTCCGTGATGGTCCCGCTTTGCGGAATCTCCCGAAAAATAGACTCCCGGAATTTCCTCCCAGTATTTCCTGTAGCGTTCGGGATCTCCGTAGACGGTTCTGAACATGGATGGCCAGGGCTGACGGACGATCACGAAGCCAGCCTCTCCCGGAGCAACACTTTCTCCCTGGCGATTGACCACATCGGCGACGACTCCGGGAAACGGACGGGTCGCTGAACCTGGGACAAGCGGAACGCCGGGAAGAGGCGTGATCATATGCATTCCTGTTTCTGTCTGCCACCAGGTATCCATGATTGGAAGACGACCTCCTGTTACTTCCCGGAACCAGAGCCAGGCCTCCGGGTTGATCGGTTCTCCAACCGATCCCAGAAGCCTCAGGGAGGACAGGTCGTATTTCTCTGGCCATTGTTTTCCGAGACGCATCTGGAGTCGGATCGCTGTGGGGGTGGAATAGAAAACGGTGACACGATATTTCTCCACAAGGTGCCACCATCGTCCGGGATCCGGATAGTCGGGGGATCCTTCAGCCAGAAGAACCGTGGCTCCGTTCAGGAGAGGTCCGTATACGATGTAGCTGTGGCCGGTAATCCACCCCGGATCGGCGACGCAAAAGAAGACATCATCGTTATGGATGTTGAAGACCCACCGGGTGGTCAGAAAGGTTCCAACCATATATCCCGGGTGGGTATGGACAATCCCTTTGGGTTTTCCGGTGGTTCCGGAGGTGTACAGGATGAAGAGGGGATCGTCAGTTGTGCAGTCGACAGCTTTGAAAAAGCCGGAGGATGCATGCTTTTTCAGGAGAGAATCGAAGGGGATCTCTCCTGTTTCAAGCTCAAGATCCGGGTTTTCACGACGGATGACAATGGTCTTTTCAAGGGAAGTAATCGCTTTTTTGGCTTCTCTTGCCGTGTCGAGCAGAGCGATGCGTTTTCCTCTCCGGTAGGCGCAGTCGGCGGTGATGAGAAGCCTCGGCTCAGAGTCTTCCATGCGGCTTTTCAATGCGCCGGCAGAGAAGCCGGAAAAGACGACTGTGTGGACAAGTCCGCTTCTGGCGCATGCGATCATTGAGATCACCTGTTCCGGAGTGGGTGGAAGAAAGATTGTAACCCGGTCTCCCTTTTTAAGCCCCATTTCGGCAAAACTGTGGCAGAGACGGTTGGTCTCGTCCATGATGCGACCATAAGTGTAGACCCGTTCGCTGCCATCGTCGGCCACGGCGATGAGCGCGACCTTATTGGAAAGTCCTTCATCAATATGCCGGTCGAGCATGTTGGTCGTGATGTTTGAGAGACTTCCGGAAAACCAGCGGGCCTCATAGGTTTTTGGGTTCCAGTCGAGAACCCTGTCCCACTTCCGGCTCCAGCGAAAGTCTTCCGCTATCTTCCCCCAGAACTGTTCCGGATCCCTGATCGATTCGTCATAAATCGTCTGGTAATCAGACACATGGAGGGTTTCAAGAAGATCCGGGTCCGGAAGGAAAGGATTGCTTTCGGTAAGGGATTTGGGGCTGTCAGCTGGATTGTCCATTCAAGAATCCTCGTATTGGGGGACGTTTTAGTCGTCGATAGGGTCAGAAGAGTTTCTGCAGAAAAAGGAATAAGACATTCTATTACAGAAAGTGTTTGATGAACACCTGCAGGAGTTTTTTTGTGGAAGTCATCAAACCTTGATCACCAGCTGCAAAACACAGAACATGCTTGGGGGGGAGAGAAAGATTTCAGACAGGGACAATCTCCTGAATGTTCTGAAATTGGTTTCTCTCTTCTTCGAAGACTCTTTTTAATAAGGAGATTTTGTGGACTTCATAAAAATAGGATGAAACGGAATCGAATCATGATTGGTTTCCGGAAGAAGGTCAGGCTGGTACAAGATTGGGAGCCGGTAGAGTGGTCTCAGCGTTCTGGCATAAAAAGCGGGATCCTCGTCGAGAGAAGTCCCGCTCTGAAAGGAATCGAAATCGTCTGATCTTACAGTTTACTCAGAAGGTCCTTCTGTTTCCTGGTGGAAATGATTCCCATCAGGAGAATCCCTGTTCCGAATAAAAGCATTGTGGAAGGTTCAGGTGTGGATGAAATGTTGGGAGTTGCAATAAATCCGCTAGACCCTGAATCATTGCCATAGCGCCCTACGATGGCGCCTGCTCCGTTGATACCGGTCGCTTGGGTAATATAATTTCCTGTCAAAGCGATCGTCGTGAAAATACCATTCTGGTCGAGAAATCCGTAAGAACCGGAATTATTGCTGTAGCCTCCCACGATGGCACCCGCTCCGTTGATCCCGTAAGCAGTGGTCCCTAGAGTCGCATTTGGGTCAATGATGTTTGTGTAGGAGCCATTCTGATAAAGAAATCCATAAGAACCGGAATTATTGCTGTAGCCTCCCACGATGGCGCCTGCTCTGTTGATCCCGTAAGCAGAGGTCCCTAGAGTCGCATTTGGGTCAATGATGTTCGAGTAGGAGCCATTCTGGTCGAGAAATCCGTAAGAACCGGAATTATTGCTGTAGCCTCCCACGATGGCACCCGCTCTATTGATTCCGTAAGCAGAGGTCCCTAGAGTCGCATTTGGGTCAATGATGTTCGAGTAGGAGCCATTCTGGTCAAGAAATCCGTAAGAACCGGAATTATTGCTGTAGCCTCCCACGATGGCACCTGCTCCATTGATTCCGTAAGCAGTGGTCCCTTGAGTCGCATTTGGGTCATTGATGGTCGTGTAGGAGCCGTTCTGGTCGAGAAATCCGTAGAATCCGGAATTATTGCTATAGCCTCCCACGATGGCACCCGCTCCATTGATTCCGATCGCTACTGTACACAGTCGCATTTGGGTCATTGATGGTCGTGTAGGTATATACGGTGGCCTGGGCCACTTCTCCGGCATACAACATCATTATTGTCATGAATAAACCAACCAGCCGATTTCTTTTAAAGCCCATGGTGAGAGTCTC
Encoded proteins:
- the acs gene encoding acetate--CoA ligase, which gives rise to MDNPADSPKSLTESNPFLPDPDLLETLHVSDYQTIYDESIRDPEQFWGKIAEDFRWSRKWDRVLDWNPKTYEARWFSGSLSNITTNMLDRHIDEGLSNKVALIAVADDGSERVYTYGRIMDETNRLCHSFAEMGLKKGDRVTIFLPPTPEQVISMIACARSGLVHTVVFSGFSAGALKSRMEDSEPRLLITADCAYRRGKRIALLDTAREAKKAITSLEKTIVIRRENPDLELETGEIPFDSLLKKHASSGFFKAVDCTTDDPLFILYTSGTTGKPKGIVHTHPGYMVGTFLTTRWVFNIHNDDVFFCVADPGWITGHSYIVYGPLLNGATVLLAEGSPDYPDPGRWWHLVEKYRVTVFYSTPTAIRLQMRLGKQWPEKYDLSSLRLLGSVGEPINPEAWLWFREVTGGRLPIMDTWWQTETGMHMITPLPGVPLVPGSATRPFPGVVADVVNRQGESVAPGEAGFVIVRQPWPSMFRTVYGDPERYRKYWEEIPGVYFSGDSAKRDHHGLFHMIGRVDDVIKVAGHRLGTAEVESALVSHPCVSEAAVIGKPDELKGEVIKAFVILRKDAERTPDLELRIRQHVREELGAIAMPDEIEITEWLPRTRSGKIMRRVLKARELGLPEGDTSTLED
- a CDS encoding PEP-CTERM sorting domain-containing protein, which translates into the protein MRLCTVAIGINGAGAIVGGYSNNSGFYGFLDQNGSYTTINDPNATQGTTAYGINGAGAIVGGYSNNSGSYGFLDQNGSYSNIIDPNATLGTSAYGINRAGAIVGGYSNNSGSYGFLDQNGSYSNIIDPNATLGTSAYGINRAGAIVGGYSNNSGSYGFLYQNGSYTNIIDPNATLGTTAYGINGAGAIVGGYSNNSGSYGFLDQNGIFTTIALTGNYITQATGINGAGAIVGRYGNDSGSSGFIATPNISSTPEPSTMLLFGTGILLMGIISTRKQKDLLSKL